One genomic segment of Gasterosteus aculeatus chromosome 6, fGasAcu3.hap1.1, whole genome shotgun sequence includes these proteins:
- the aftphb gene encoding uncharacterized protein aftphb isoform X3: MEPDAAPLHSSSPPPPNDAGEEEAGSPEQDEEFGGFSVVVSCSHPVYADPTDSPSTLRQPCATSKPAARQPNGGLNLPVEQSQPRCSVERRDCNAAPRVHLTNGFFGGDPGSGTHPAPAVGGCPPREETGFADFTVFAEQAAHPWCCGFSPAGGKERWDVRVRRSTSGAAHAIGGPVCTKVEHCERRGAALDGAPQEAAAVDFPLEELHPALWDGRDSFSSSHSAEMDGGRETSISAFPRTLGVYASASEDVASVSDDLSFECPSADLEPNVSSLFCQEDQTDWDQTDDDGDELEDYGRCDLPDSMAPLRQSEAVSGFHHCDTSATQETCATSKPSPPSDRGSEHRGDAGCLRPGNLPLSDSFADFCSAPTREDGEGSWAEFKDQRPLEENPGTRSREPGSILQDGEGGCGRNSCQASLSCRIQQLLLASFPEVEVPAVEGEEEVLALCALLHAQLLPEEEEMKKIPEFCPTYQWTRRRVWRPHQDLHDAVGLRFQWGGSHTHRTLLRCLDVETRNIGLLEPTKDCPGPAGGSSPAPPEPSTDPTQMLPLLSV; the protein is encoded by the exons ATGGAGCCAGACGCCGCGCCCCTTCACTCCTCCTCGCCACCTCCACCAAACGATgccggcgaggaggaggcgggatcACCGGAGCAGGACGAGGAGTTCGGGGGGTTCTCCGTCGTGGTGTCCTGCTCTCATCCCGTCTATGCCGATCCCACTGATTCACCGTCCACGCTCAGGCAGCCGTGTGCCACCTCAAAGCCAGCCGCCCGCCAGCCCAACGGGGGCCTTAATCTCCCAGTTGAACAGTCCCAACCCAGGTGCTCCGTGGAGCGGAGGGATTGTAATGCAGCCCCCCGCGTGCACCTCACAAACGGGTTCTTTGGCGGAGACCCCGGCTCTGGGACTCACCCAGCCCCTGCGGTGGGCGGATGCCCTCCCCGAGAAGAAACCGGGTTTGCCGATTTCACCGTGTTTGCAGAGCAGGCGGCGCATCCCTGGTGCTGTGGCTTCAGTCCCGCGGGGGGCAAAGAGCGCTGGGACGTCCGCGTGCGGCGCTCCACCAGCGGTGCTGCCCACGCGATCGGAGGTCCAGTTTGCACAAAGGTCGAGCACTGTGAGAGAAGAGGTGCAGCACTCGATGGAGCGCCTCAGGAAGCTGCAGCAGTAGACTTTCCCCTCGAAGAGCTTCACCCTGCGTTGTGGGACGGGAGGGACAGTTTCAGTTCTTCACACTCCGCAGAGATGGACGGCGGGAGAGAAACGAGCATCTCCGCCTTCCCCCGAACGCTCGGCGTGTACGCGTCCGCTTCAGAGGACGTGGCGTCCGTCTCTGACGATCTGTCCTTTGAGTGTCCTTCGGCGGACTTGGAACCGAACGTCTCGTCTCTCTTTTGCCAAGAGGACCAGACCGATTGGGACCAGACCGACGACGACGGGGACGAGCTGGAAGACTACGGGCGCTGTGACCTCCCCGACAGCATGGCGCCTCTCCGACAGTCTGAGGCCGTGAGCGGCTTTCATCACTGTGACACGTCCGCAACTCAGGAAACCTGCGCTACCTCCAAGCCGTCTCCACCTTCAGACCGCGGCTCTGAGCACCGCGGGGACGCGGGGTGTCTCCGTCCGGGAAACCTCCCGCTGAGCGACAGTTTCGCAGATTTCTGCTCGGCGCCCACgcgggaggatggagaggggtCGTGGGCGGAGTTCAAGGACCAGAGGCCTCTGGAGGAGAACCCTGGGACGCGGTCCAGAGAGCCAGGCAGCATCCTgcaggacggggaggggggctgcgGGAGGAACAGCTGTCAG GCGTCACTGTCCTGCCGGatccagcagcttctcctggCCAGTTTTCCGGAGGTAGAGGTCCCAGCTGTGGAaggcgaggaggaggtgctCGCCCTCTGCGCTCTGCTTCACGCCCAACTCctccctgaggaggaggagatgaagaagataCCTGAATTCTGCCCCACATACCAgtg GACTCGGCGGCGGGTGTGGCGTCCTCATCAGGACCTCCACGATGCAGTCGGCCTCCGCTTTCAGTGGGGGGGTTCCCACACCCACAGGACGCTGCTCAGGTGCCTCGATGTGGAGACGAGGAACATC GGACTGCTGGAGCCCACCAAAGACTGTCCGGGCCCCGCGGGGGGATCCTCCCCGGCGCCTCCAGAGCCCTCAACAGATCCAACGCAG ATGTTGCCTCTTCTCTCCGTGTAG
- the LOC120814783 gene encoding uncharacterized protein LOC120814783, with product MSETQLLRLRVNERLAAAVEEIFGLVENTIMEYKEEAVRSKKEIIQLKQQIEQLTVLKPEVLLNRSDTSPVSEELPPSLQQRFIKREEILLLEETEIQNPAQIKEEEVELCISPDMDADTSDEDEVRNPNSDPNSELFMAPTAETSSVNESVDEEWNERDGSSSSRQGRSVEVFVGLEQPPRGDKSCRFCGKHFRKDSFLIRHVAKSHKGHKAFKCLECKKEFEQRYHIIQHIRIHTGEKPFRCDYCDKTFAQNSSRIVHMRVHTGEKPYFCNKCGKSFAISSHLRFCKGTEKKSSRDFRCLTCGRYFQSDSNLKVHMEIHESWKRHMSEKLQEQDVEEENP from the exons ATGTCGGAGACGCAGCTGCTCAGACTGCGGGTCAACGAGCGACTGGCGGCAGCCGTCGAGGAAATCTTCGGACTCGTAGAGAACACGATAATGGAGTATAAGGAGGAAGCTGTCCGCTCCAAGAAAGAAATCATCCAGCTGAAGCAGCAGATCGAGCAGCTGACCGTTTTAAAACCAGAAGTTCTTCTAAATAGATCAG ACACCAGTCCGGTTTCTGAAGAACTGCCTCCTTCATTGCAGCAACGATTCATTAAGAGAGAAGAGATTCTCCTTTTGGAGGAAACCGAGATCCAGAATCCCGCACAgatcaaagaggaggaggtggagctgtGCATTAGTCCAGACATGGATGCTGACACGTCTGACGAGGATGAAGTCAGAAATCCTAATTCAGACCCTAACTCTGAGCTTTTCATGGCTCCCACGGCTGAAACGAGTAGCGTAAACGAAAGCGTAGACGAAGAATGGAACGAAAGAGATGGCTCATCTTCCTCCCGCCAGGGTCGAAGCGTCGAGGTCTTTGTCGGCCTGGAACAGCCTCCGAGAGGGGACAAGTCCTGCCGTTTTTGCGGAAAACACTTCAGGAAGGACTCTTTCCTTATCAGACATGTAGCCAAGAGTCACAAAGGGCACAAAGCCTTTAAATGCCTGGAGTGCAAAAAGGAGTTTGAACAAAGGTACCATATCATTCAACACATAAGAATTCACACCGGCGAGAAGCCCTTTAGATGCGACTACTGTGACAAGACATTCGCTCAGAACTCCAGTCGTATTGTACACATGAGGGTGCATACTGGAGAGAAGCcatatttttgtaataaatgtgGCAAAAGTTTTGCCATCAGCAGTCACTTGAGATTTTGCAAAGgtacagaaaagaaaagcagccgCGACTTTCGCTGCTTAACATGTGGCCGATATTTTCAGAGCGACTCAAACCTGAAGGTGCACATGGAGATTCACGAGTCATGGAAACGGCACATGAGTGAGAAACTACAAGAACAGGATGTAGAAGAGGAGAACCCTTAA
- the lgalslb gene encoding lectin, galactoside-binding-like b: MAVQAAEKDAVVLKNVEDEHLNDSPGNPGLISPDKGDITRLLTVPFSGRIRGGMRPGKKIMVMGIVELEPDSFDVSLTCGRDSEKDGAPHDVALKLTARFADRQFLRSARISGKWTVEEASTDYFPFIADQPFRIEIHCEHQRFRIFVDGHQLFDFYHKVKCFSSIDAVQIQGDLHITKLG; the protein is encoded by the exons ATGGCGGTGCAGGCGGCGGAGAAGGACGCAGTG GTGTTGAAGAACGTGGAGGATGAGCACCTGAACGACTCGCCGGGGAACCCCGGCCTCATCTCACCTGACAAGGGGGACATAACTCGTCTTCTG ACGGTGCCGTTCAGCGGGCGCATCCGGGGCGGCATGCGGCCCGGGAAGAAGATCATGGTGATGGGCATCGTCGAACTGGAGCCAGACAG TTTTGACGTGAGCTTGACCTGCGGCCGAGACTCAGAGAAGGACGGGGCTCCGCACGACGTGGCCCTGAAACTCACCGCCCGCTTTGCCGACCGCCAGTTCCTGCGCAGCGCCCGCATCTCCGGGAAGTGGACGGTGGAGGAGGCGTCCACGGACTACTTTCCCTTCATCGCCGATCAGCCTTTCAGG ATCGAGATCCACTGCGAGCACCAGAGGTTCCGCATCTTCGTGGACGGACACCAGCTTTTTGACTTTTATCACAAAGTGAAATGTTTCTCCTCCATCGACGCGGTGCAGATACAAGGGGATCTACACATCACCAAGCTCGgttag
- the aftphb gene encoding uncharacterized protein aftphb isoform X2, whose amino-acid sequence MEPDAAPLHSSSPPPPNDAGEEEAGSPEQDEEFGGFSVVVSCSHPVYADPTDSPSTLRQPCATSKPAARQPNGGLNLPVEQSQPRCSVERRDCNAAPRVHLTNGFFGGDPGSGTHPAPAVGGCPPREETGFADFTVFAEQAAHPWCCGFSPAGGKERWDVRVRRSTSGAAHAIGGPVCTKVEHCERRGAALDGAPQEAAAVDFPLEELHPALWDGRDSFSSSHSAEMDGGRETSISAFPRTLGVYASASEDVASVSDDLSFECPSADLEPNVSSLFCQEDQTDWDQTDDDGDELEDYGRCDLPDSMAPLRQSEAVSGFHHCDTSATQETCATSKPSPPSDRGSEHRGDAGCLRPGNLPLSDSFADFCSAPTREDGEGSWAEFKDQRPLEENPGTRSREPGSILQDGEGGCGRNSCQASLSCRIQQLLLASFPEVEVPAVEGEEEVLALCALLHAQLLPEEEEMKKIPEFCPTYQWTRRRVWRPHQDLHDAVGLRFQWGGSHTHRTLLRCLDVETRNIGLLEPTKDCPGPAGGSSPAPPEPSTDPTQEDLPPTQLAWSSRGLSSSLDDRSALNLECFGPEEESTSSNSSRSDSPPPGVDRELHELTVGKLESGGQTHDTLDPLDRLMSATSTSVRRPQQNEEELSHEALILISTLPSLSFMQAKVLMFPSVLLPKDAARPN is encoded by the exons ATGGAGCCAGACGCCGCGCCCCTTCACTCCTCCTCGCCACCTCCACCAAACGATgccggcgaggaggaggcgggatcACCGGAGCAGGACGAGGAGTTCGGGGGGTTCTCCGTCGTGGTGTCCTGCTCTCATCCCGTCTATGCCGATCCCACTGATTCACCGTCCACGCTCAGGCAGCCGTGTGCCACCTCAAAGCCAGCCGCCCGCCAGCCCAACGGGGGCCTTAATCTCCCAGTTGAACAGTCCCAACCCAGGTGCTCCGTGGAGCGGAGGGATTGTAATGCAGCCCCCCGCGTGCACCTCACAAACGGGTTCTTTGGCGGAGACCCCGGCTCTGGGACTCACCCAGCCCCTGCGGTGGGCGGATGCCCTCCCCGAGAAGAAACCGGGTTTGCCGATTTCACCGTGTTTGCAGAGCAGGCGGCGCATCCCTGGTGCTGTGGCTTCAGTCCCGCGGGGGGCAAAGAGCGCTGGGACGTCCGCGTGCGGCGCTCCACCAGCGGTGCTGCCCACGCGATCGGAGGTCCAGTTTGCACAAAGGTCGAGCACTGTGAGAGAAGAGGTGCAGCACTCGATGGAGCGCCTCAGGAAGCTGCAGCAGTAGACTTTCCCCTCGAAGAGCTTCACCCTGCGTTGTGGGACGGGAGGGACAGTTTCAGTTCTTCACACTCCGCAGAGATGGACGGCGGGAGAGAAACGAGCATCTCCGCCTTCCCCCGAACGCTCGGCGTGTACGCGTCCGCTTCAGAGGACGTGGCGTCCGTCTCTGACGATCTGTCCTTTGAGTGTCCTTCGGCGGACTTGGAACCGAACGTCTCGTCTCTCTTTTGCCAAGAGGACCAGACCGATTGGGACCAGACCGACGACGACGGGGACGAGCTGGAAGACTACGGGCGCTGTGACCTCCCCGACAGCATGGCGCCTCTCCGACAGTCTGAGGCCGTGAGCGGCTTTCATCACTGTGACACGTCCGCAACTCAGGAAACCTGCGCTACCTCCAAGCCGTCTCCACCTTCAGACCGCGGCTCTGAGCACCGCGGGGACGCGGGGTGTCTCCGTCCGGGAAACCTCCCGCTGAGCGACAGTTTCGCAGATTTCTGCTCGGCGCCCACgcgggaggatggagaggggtCGTGGGCGGAGTTCAAGGACCAGAGGCCTCTGGAGGAGAACCCTGGGACGCGGTCCAGAGAGCCAGGCAGCATCCTgcaggacggggaggggggctgcgGGAGGAACAGCTGTCAG GCGTCACTGTCCTGCCGGatccagcagcttctcctggCCAGTTTTCCGGAGGTAGAGGTCCCAGCTGTGGAaggcgaggaggaggtgctCGCCCTCTGCGCTCTGCTTCACGCCCAACTCctccctgaggaggaggagatgaagaagataCCTGAATTCTGCCCCACATACCAgtg GACTCGGCGGCGGGTGTGGCGTCCTCATCAGGACCTCCACGATGCAGTCGGCCTCCGCTTTCAGTGGGGGGGTTCCCACACCCACAGGACGCTGCTCAGGTGCCTCGATGTGGAGACGAGGAACATC GGACTGCTGGAGCCCACCAAAGACTGTCCGGGCCCCGCGGGGGGATCCTCCCCGGCGCCTCCAGAGCCCTCAACAGATCCAACGCAG GAGGACCTTCCTCCCACCCAGCTGGCCTGGAGCAGCCGTGGCCTTAGCAGCTCCCTGGACG ACCGCTCTGCTCTCAACCTGGAGTGTTTTGgtcctgaggaggagagcacATCCTCCAACAGCAGCCGCAGCGACAGTCCTCCTCCAG GAGTCGACCGCGAGCTGCACGAGTTGACCGTCGGCAAACTGGAATCCGGCGGTCAGACACACGACACTTTGGACCCTTTGGACCGCCTGATGTCCGCCACCAGCACGTCAGTCAG GAGGCCTCAGCAGAACGAGGAGGAGCTCAGTCATGAGGCCCTCATCCTCATCTCCACGCTGCCGAGCCTGTCCTTCATGCAGGCCAAGGTGCTCATGTTCCCAAGCGTCCTCCTTCCCAAGGATGCTGCCCGCCCAAACTAG
- the aftphb gene encoding uncharacterized protein aftphb isoform X1, which translates to MEPDAAPLHSSSPPPPNDAGEEEAGSPEQDEEFGGFSVVVSCSHPVYADPTDSPSTLRQPCATSKPAARQPNGGLNLPVEQSQPRCSVERRDCNAAPRVHLTNGFFGGDPGSGTHPAPAVGGCPPREETGFADFTVFAEQAAHPWCCGFSPAGGKERWDVRVRRSTSGAAHAIGGPVCTKVEHCERRGAALDGAPQEAAAVDFPLEELHPALWDGRDSFSSSHSAEMDGGRETSISAFPRTLGVYASASEDVASVSDDLSFECPSADLEPNVSSLFCQEDQTDWDQTDDDGDELEDYGRCDLPDSMAPLRQSEAVSGFHHCDTSATQETCATSKPSPPSDRGSEHRGDAGCLRPGNLPLSDSFADFCSAPTREDGEGSWAEFKDQRPLEENPGTRSREPGSILQDGEGGCGRNSCQASLSCRIQQLLLASFPEVEVPAVEGEEEVLALCALLHAQLLPEEEEMKKIPEFCPTYQWTRRRVWRPHQDLHDAVGLRFQWGGSHTHRTLLRCLDVETRNIGLLEPTKDCPGPAGGSSPAPPEPSTDPTQEDLPPTQLAWSSRGLSSSLDAQTALLSTWSVLVLRRRAHPPTAAAATVLLQVRFHSVFCCYMQLAAWVCESLVACLTHKQSLAAKGVDRELHELTVGKLESGGQTHDTLDPLDRLMSATSTSVRRPQQNEEELSHEALILISTLPSLSFMQAKVLMFPSVLLPKDAARPN; encoded by the exons ATGGAGCCAGACGCCGCGCCCCTTCACTCCTCCTCGCCACCTCCACCAAACGATgccggcgaggaggaggcgggatcACCGGAGCAGGACGAGGAGTTCGGGGGGTTCTCCGTCGTGGTGTCCTGCTCTCATCCCGTCTATGCCGATCCCACTGATTCACCGTCCACGCTCAGGCAGCCGTGTGCCACCTCAAAGCCAGCCGCCCGCCAGCCCAACGGGGGCCTTAATCTCCCAGTTGAACAGTCCCAACCCAGGTGCTCCGTGGAGCGGAGGGATTGTAATGCAGCCCCCCGCGTGCACCTCACAAACGGGTTCTTTGGCGGAGACCCCGGCTCTGGGACTCACCCAGCCCCTGCGGTGGGCGGATGCCCTCCCCGAGAAGAAACCGGGTTTGCCGATTTCACCGTGTTTGCAGAGCAGGCGGCGCATCCCTGGTGCTGTGGCTTCAGTCCCGCGGGGGGCAAAGAGCGCTGGGACGTCCGCGTGCGGCGCTCCACCAGCGGTGCTGCCCACGCGATCGGAGGTCCAGTTTGCACAAAGGTCGAGCACTGTGAGAGAAGAGGTGCAGCACTCGATGGAGCGCCTCAGGAAGCTGCAGCAGTAGACTTTCCCCTCGAAGAGCTTCACCCTGCGTTGTGGGACGGGAGGGACAGTTTCAGTTCTTCACACTCCGCAGAGATGGACGGCGGGAGAGAAACGAGCATCTCCGCCTTCCCCCGAACGCTCGGCGTGTACGCGTCCGCTTCAGAGGACGTGGCGTCCGTCTCTGACGATCTGTCCTTTGAGTGTCCTTCGGCGGACTTGGAACCGAACGTCTCGTCTCTCTTTTGCCAAGAGGACCAGACCGATTGGGACCAGACCGACGACGACGGGGACGAGCTGGAAGACTACGGGCGCTGTGACCTCCCCGACAGCATGGCGCCTCTCCGACAGTCTGAGGCCGTGAGCGGCTTTCATCACTGTGACACGTCCGCAACTCAGGAAACCTGCGCTACCTCCAAGCCGTCTCCACCTTCAGACCGCGGCTCTGAGCACCGCGGGGACGCGGGGTGTCTCCGTCCGGGAAACCTCCCGCTGAGCGACAGTTTCGCAGATTTCTGCTCGGCGCCCACgcgggaggatggagaggggtCGTGGGCGGAGTTCAAGGACCAGAGGCCTCTGGAGGAGAACCCTGGGACGCGGTCCAGAGAGCCAGGCAGCATCCTgcaggacggggaggggggctgcgGGAGGAACAGCTGTCAG GCGTCACTGTCCTGCCGGatccagcagcttctcctggCCAGTTTTCCGGAGGTAGAGGTCCCAGCTGTGGAaggcgaggaggaggtgctCGCCCTCTGCGCTCTGCTTCACGCCCAACTCctccctgaggaggaggagatgaagaagataCCTGAATTCTGCCCCACATACCAgtg GACTCGGCGGCGGGTGTGGCGTCCTCATCAGGACCTCCACGATGCAGTCGGCCTCCGCTTTCAGTGGGGGGGTTCCCACACCCACAGGACGCTGCTCAGGTGCCTCGATGTGGAGACGAGGAACATC GGACTGCTGGAGCCCACCAAAGACTGTCCGGGCCCCGCGGGGGGATCCTCCCCGGCGCCTCCAGAGCCCTCAACAGATCCAACGCAG GAGGACCTTCCTCCCACCCAGCTGGCCTGGAGCAGCCGTGGCCTTAGCAGCTCCCTGGACG CGCAGACCGCTCTGCTCTCAACCTGGAGTGTTTTGgtcctgaggaggagagcacATCCTCCAACAGCAGCCGCAGCGACAGTCCTCCTCCAGGTCAGATTTCATTCTGTCTTCTGTTGCTACATGCAGCTCGCGGCGTGGGTGTGTGAGTCACTAGTTGCGtgtctgacacacaaacaatcactcGCTGCCAAAGGAGTCGACCGCGAGCTGCACGAGTTGACCGTCGGCAAACTGGAATCCGGCGGTCAGACACACGACACTTTGGACCCTTTGGACCGCCTGATGTCCGCCACCAGCACGTCAGTCAG GAGGCCTCAGCAGAACGAGGAGGAGCTCAGTCATGAGGCCCTCATCCTCATCTCCACGCTGCCGAGCCTGTCCTTCATGCAGGCCAAGGTGCTCATGTTCCCAAGCGTCCTCCTTCCCAAGGATGCTGCCCGCCCAAACTAG